TCACTGTGCATTAATGACAGCAGCCAATGTCTCTCGACGCCTGCAGCCTCAACCGAATCTTCAAGCGATGGAGCAAACCGACTCGCGCAACACTGTCGTCCAAGACGACCAGCTAGACAACAGCATATCCGAGTCTCCAGACACTGCTCCCTTGACGAATCCACTATCGACAGGGCCGTCGACCTTTATGCTGTCCGACACAGGAAAGACGTGTGAGTAGCCAGGCCAAGCGTGTCCAAGCGAATCGCCAACGCTGATACCAGCATCTAGTCTACTTGGGGCATTCGTCCAACTGGTCCTTCACCCGACGCATCTTGAGCATCACCTACGAGCACGTGCACCGGGTTTCTCTGCCATCCACGGCACTCATGTTCGACGGCAAAGTCTACATGTTGGACTGGTCCAGCGCCTCGGCTCAACCGGTGCTGCCCAATCTCGACTACGCCATCCACCTGATTAACAATGTCAAGTTTCACTGCTCGCCAATGTACCACTTGTTCGACGAGGACGTCTTCCTCAACAGCCTGCACGCGCACTACCGAGGGGACCAGACGCCACGCGGCCTCGTCCAGCAACTATGGTTCATCCAGTTCATGCTGATACTCGCGTTCGGGAAAGCCCTCACCTCCAAGTCGAGCAGAAACAACCAGCCCCCCGGCGCGAGCTTCTTCACGCACGCCATTCACCTCCTGCCCAACATGGCGGTTCTCTGGGACGAGCCCGTGCAGGCTGCCGAGATTCTGTGCTGTATAGCCCTGTACCTCCATTGCATCGAGCACCGTGGCTCTGCGTACAACTATGTGAGACTCgccttgtcttttttttggaCAAGCCAGGCAAGGAAGCTGATGTGACACGAGTAGATTGGGCAAGCCGTACGGCTGGCAATGAGCCATGGCCTCCACACGAATCTAAGCTCGCACCACGTTGAGAACGCGCTGGTTCCGCGATGCCGCAGAATCTGGTGGACGATTCTCGTTCTCGACCGACAAATGACGTATCTGATGGGCCTGTCGCAGTCGATCcgggacgacgacgtgacGGCGCCGCTGCCAGAGTTTGAAGGCGACGGCTTCCGCACCGCCGCGTTTGCCATGCGGACCAGGCTGTCGCATTTCATTGCGACCATCGACAGAGGTGTGTTGTGCGGCCCCCGTCTCCCCTGTGCCCTCAATGTTGTCCAATTTGAACCAGTCCCTGACCAGACGTGCCCTGATGGAAGCGATATACGGGCCCGACGGGCGGCTGAGCAGCAATTTCCTCCTCCGGACAAAGGATACGCTGGCGAGCATGGCAGGGCTCCCGGACGAGCTGCACCGGCAGTTTCCCCTGGATCTGAATAGCAAGAGAGTCGGGGTGTCGCGGTTGTCGGCGCATATTCACCTGCTTTTTCACCAGGTACGCTGCATGTGTCCCTTGGGCCTGTCGGCAAGTTCCAACACTGACGCTGGATGATGGCTCGCAGTGTATTATTCTCGCGACACGGCCGGTGTTGTTCTGCTTCTACAAGATCCGTCTTGAGACGCCACGCTTGTATCGGCATATTTTCAATTCCTCACACGCCGTCGAGAGTCTGCTGCGCATGTGTCTCGACTCGTCGCAGCACGTAATTTCCATCCTGGAGTGCCTCCAGGGCGAGGGCCTCATTGGTACGCATGCCGCTTGCTTTGTAGACGTAATTCCTGACAGTACCCCTGCAGAGACATTTCTTTCGTACGATCTCGAGGCACTCTTTATTTCCATGACGAATCTCCTCGCGGCGCCGGTTCTGTACCAAGACTCGGGTTCGGCCTGGACGTCGTGGCGTCAACGAGCGTACGCGATCCTGGGCGAGATATCCAAGTGCGGCAATCTGATTGCGCAGTATCAGCAGTCTGAGCTGCGGCACCTCGAACAAATGATTGACGGGCTCTGCATGGCGGAGACAATAGAGCCCGCGCAGCCATCTCGCGAGGATGGTACTGATGTGTCGGCCGTGGCGGATGTTGGTCCCCTGGGATTTTCTGTCGCCGAAGATGCTTTGCCTAGCCCTGCGGCTGACGATGTGCTGGATGGGAATTACATTGGAGCTGGGTTTTCCACGGCCCAGATCATGGACATGGTGAATTCTATCGATACGGAGCATGGCGAGTGGATGTCGCAGGCGTTGTTCGAGGCATAGGCTACATATATGCACCAGATGGTATTGGCAAAATGCGATCTGGAGCAGAAACAAGCGTCTTTGCTTCGTCATCTGTCTGGCTGGAAACTATTTAATTCAACCCGACATGGACGGTTGGCGTCCATCGCCAGGACCGGCTCACAAGTTCCAGCTACAACCTACATGTAGGATTCGTAGGCTCAACAGAAGACA
The Metarhizium brunneum chromosome 7, complete sequence genome window above contains:
- the PUT3_2 gene encoding Proline utilization trans-activator, translated to MANTTGQGDFTPMTQTNQNDSCTSWNSANVSRRLQPQPNLQAMEQTDSRNTVVQDDQLDNSISESPDTAPLTNPLSTGPSTFMLSDTGKTFYLGHSSNWSFTRRILSITYEHVHRVSLPSTALMFDGKVYMLDWSSASAQPVLPNLDYAIHLINNVKFHCSPMYHLFDEDVFLNSLHAHYRGDQTPRGLVQQLWFIQFMLILAFGKALTSKSSRNNQPPGASFFTHAIHLLPNMAVLWDEPVQAAEILCCIALYLHCIEHRGSAYNYIGQAVRLAMSHGLHTNLSSHHVENALVPRCRRIWWTILVLDRQMTYLMGLSQSIRDDDVTAPLPEFEGDGFRTAAFAMRTRLSHFIATIDRAIYGPDGRLSSNFLLRTKDTLASMAGLPDELHRQFPLDLNSKRVGVSRLSAHIHLLFHQCIILATRPVLFCFYKIRLETPRLYRHIFNSSHAVESLLRMCLDSSQHVISILECLQGEGLIETFLSYDLEALFISMTNLLAAPVLYQDSGSAWTSWRQRAYAILGEISKCGNLIAQYQQSELRHLEQMIDGLCMAETIEPAQPSREDGTDVSAVADVGPLGFSVAEDALPSPAADDVLDGNYIGAGFSTAQIMDMVNSIDTEHGEWMSQALFEA